In Deltaproteobacteria bacterium, the sequence CGGCGGCCGCGCTGTTGGTGCCCGATACGCCCGCGGGCGTCCGCACCCTGGTCGGCATCGCATCGCATCGTCCGCCGCGGCTGCCCGATGCGGTCGCGCGTCGTGTCGTCGCCGAGCTCTACGACCCGCATCGCGCCGATCAGCGCGCGTTGCTCGATCACCTCGAGCGCGAGCTCGAACGACTCGCCGCGACGCTCGCTCGGCCCACGCAGCCGACGCTGGCGATCTGGGGCGCGCACGATCCCGTGTTCCCGATCGAGGTCGGCCGACGCCTCGCCGCCGACCTCGACGCGCCGCTGGTCGTCATCCCGCGCGCGCGACACCTGCCCAACGCCGAGCACCCGCGCCGGTTCGTGGCCGAGCTCGAGGCCTTCCTCGACGAGACCGACCGCGAACCCGGCCGCGCACGGTAGCCATGGGACGTGTCGACGCTCTCGTCGGGCGTCACTTGGTCGCGCGCGCCCGGGTTCGCGGCGGAATCGAGCGCATGCGCGGGTTCCCATGACGTGCTCGCGGTCACGACGGTCGCGCAGGCCTCCGAATGCGTCACGGGATCGGGGCTCGCGGGGCCGATACAGGGCAAGAGGACGCCACCGCACCCATGCCGATCAGGATTCCGCATCGCTCCCTCGTGCTGCCGCTGACCCTCGTCGCGTGCATGAACACCACCCGCGACGAGGGTTCGCCGTTCGACGGCGCGGGCACCGACAGCCACGGCCCTGCAGCACCGACCACTGCCTCCGGGTCGCCCTCGGCCGGTGACGACGGCGTCGACGATGGCAGCGACGGTGGTGGCCCACCCAGCCTCGACGTCGGCAGCCCCGAGTCCGGCGACGGCGCGGGCGAAGGCGGCGAGTGTCCGCCGCTGCCAGGCGGCAATGCCGAGCTGCACGGCATCGTCACCGCACCCAACGGCGAGCTTCCGATCAGCGGCGCACTCGTGTGGGTGCAAGACGAGCCACCCGACGGCGTGCCCGACGAGGTCTACTGCCTCGAGTGCATCGAGGTGCCGTGCGACACGCCGCACGCGATCACCGGCGCGGACGGCAGCTTCTCGCTGTCGGCCGTGGCGGGATCGCAGTGGCTGGTCGTGAGCAAGGGCCAGTTCATGCGCGCGACCCCGATCGAACTCGCCGCCGGTGGACAGGCGGCCGCGTCCGAGTCCACCCGGCTGCCCAACCGGCGTGCGCCCGACGAGGGCCAATGGATGCCCAACATCGCGTTGGCGTGGGGTGACTACGATGCGCTGCAGGACGCGCTCGCAAAGCTCGGGCTCGGCGAGCTCGACGGCAGCGGCCAGCACCTCGCACCCGGCACCGAGGCCTTCGACGTCTGGGACAACCATGCCGACAACTTCGGGTCGACGCCGCAGAACCCGATCACGACCATGTCGATGGGCACGCTCGAGGCATTGGTCAGCGACGCCGATGCGCTCTCGAAGTACCACATCGTGTTCGTACCCTGCGCGTCGGGCAACGCTGCCTTCACCCCGGCCCAGCTCGACAACATCCGTGCATGGGTCGCCGCCGGCGGAAAGTGGTACGTCGCCGACTGGTCGCTCGCCTGGCTCGACGAACCTTTCGGGCAGTACCAGACCTTTTGGCAAGACGGCTGGTCGGGAGGTCCCTACCTCGACGCCTTCGACACCAACGGCACCGTGCTCGACGATGCCCTGCTCGCGTGGCTCGACGCGCTACCGCCCTCGCTCGCCGACATCAACCCGCTCAATCCCGGTGGTGGCCACCCCACGCTCGGCCAGCTGCCCCACGTGCCGCTCGAGGATCTGTGGTCGACGATCGAGAGCACACCGCCGGTGCTGGTCGACGATGGCCAAGGCAACATGATCGACGTCGGCCACAAGGTCTGGATCGAAGGCCCCGGCGGCGGCGAGGACGGTGCGCCTGCCGACCAGGCGTGGCCGCTCACGGTCACCGGCGAGTACGGCTGCGGCAAGATCCTCTTCACCAGCTACCACACCACCGAGTGGGAGACCTACGTCGGCCTCTCGCCACAGGAGCTGGTGCTCATGTACCTGATCCTCGAGATCGGTACCTGTCAGGTGCCGCTGCCACCGCCCACGCCGGCGGGCTGACGCGGAGCCAATGTCACCATCGCTTCGGCCGCGGTGCGATGGCTCGCCGGCGTCGCGTCGAACTGGGCATTTGGTCGCTCCGCAACGCACGACCGATGGCGATCGCCATCGGCGTGAGCTGCGGGCGCGCGCCGACGTCGCCCGTCTACCGACTCCCGTCTCCCGTCTGTTGCGGAGCGTTGGTACCCTTCAGGCGTTCGTCCTGCTGAGTTGGATGGGCGCATGACCGAGTCAGTACCCACCCCACCCTTGCCCGTGAGCCGCAAGGCCGACGACGCAAGAGGAGCAGGAATGAGACGAATCATTCTGACATTCGCGCTTGGGACCATGTCCTGCGACCACGCACCGAGCGACCATGATGACGGCAACTCGGCGCTCGCGACCGAGACCGGCACGAGTGGCAACGCTACGCCCTGTGACGAGATCGGCGGCACCGTGCCGGCAACCTGTTCCGAGTGGCTCGTGGCTCGATGCGCTGCCCTCACGGCCAGCGAGTGCGAAGGCTTCGCGACGCTCGACACGCCTGCCGGCGAGCTCGGCTGCGCGCTCGCGGAGCCGCTGGTGCCCGGCAACGCCTGCGCCGCCGATCCACCGATCTGCGTGGCCGCGCTGCACACCGGCGAAGGACCCCAAGGGCCGCTGTGGTTCTCCGGCGACGACGTCTATCGCGTCGAGTGTGACGGCACCGCGCTGCCCTGCCCTGCGGTGATCATGCTCGGCTGGTCGGCCTGCGGGATCGAAGCCGGCGCACCCGGGACCTGCGAGTGCACGTAGGAGCGGCGCGTCACCCGGGCAGCGGCTCGCCGTCGCGGTCGACGTGGCGCGTCGCGAGCTCGAGACCGATTCACGGCGCGCCGCGGCCCTCCCTCCACCAACGCACGAGATCGGCGAACGCGCCCGGTGCCTCGGCGATCGCCCGGCGCAGGGTCGCCTCGTCGCACGGCAGCTGCTCGACATGGCCCTCGTCGGACCACTCGACCACGAGCTGACCGTCGCACACCGCGTAGGTCGGGAAGATCCGCCCACCGCCGATCTGGAACCGCTGCCCGTCGTGCAGCGCCGCCAGCACGTCCTCGTACGTCGCGTCCGTCACGGGATCCACGGTAGCGCACCGCCGGCGGTCGCAGGGTCCGGCGGCCCGCGCCCCGGTGGCGCGACACCCGTCGACGCCCGCCCCCGACCGTCACGCGACCGGCTTGGCCATCGTCACCAGCTCTTCGGCCGCGGTGGGATGGATCGCCAGCGTCGCGTCGAACTGGGCCTTGGTCGCGCCGCAGCGCACCGCGACCGCGAAGCCCTGCACCATCTCGGGCGCGTCGGGCCCGACGATGTGCACGCCGAGCACGCGGTCGCTGACGTCGTCGACCACGAGCTTCATCATCATGTGCTGCTCGATGCCGGCGAAGGCCTGCTTCATGGGTCGGAAGCGCGTGCGATAGATCCGCACGGCCCCACGCGCGCGCGCCTGGGCCTCGGTCAGACCGACCACGCCGCAGGGCGGCTGGCTGAACACCGCCGAGGCCACGCCCTCGTGCGCGACCGTGCGCGGGCGGCCACCGAACTCGCTGTCCGCGAAGGCACGCCCATCGGCAATCGCCATCGGCGTGAGCTGCGGACGCGCAGTCACGTCGCCGATCGCGAACACGCTCGGCTTCGAGGTCCGCGACCACTCGTCGACCGGGATGCGCCCCAGCGTGTCGACCTCGATGCCGAGCTCGTGCAGCCCGATGCCCTCGGTGTTGGGCACCCGACCGGTCGCGACCAGCACCGCGTCGGCGGCCATCTGCGCGCCACCGGCGAGCTGCAGCTGCAGCCCGGCGGGCGTGGCCGTGATCGACTGCAGCTCCTCACGCTCCACGATCTCGATGCCCCGCAGCGCGAGCTGCTGCTGCAGGTGCGTGCGCACGTCGTCGTCGAAGCCGCGCAGGATGCCCTCGCCCCGCACCAGCATCACCACCTCGGAGCCCATGCCGCGGTAGATGCCAGCGAACTCGACCGCGATGTAGCCACCGCCGACGATCACCACGCGCGCCGGTAGGCTCTGGCGATCGAGCGCGTCGTCGGAGTTCATCGCGTGCTCGATGCCGGGGATGCCGGGCAACCAGGGTCGCCCACCGGTCGCGACGAGGATGCGCGCCGCGGTGACCTCGCGACCATCGATCTCGACCGTGTGCGGATCGACCAAAACCCCGCGCCCGCGCAGGATCTCGACCCGCGCGTCGCCGAGCATGCGCTCGTAGATGTGCTCGAGCCGCTCGATCTCCGCCCGCTTCGCGACGATGAGGCGCGACCAGTCGAAGCTGCCGTGGGCGTCCCAGCCGAAGCCGGCGGCGAGGTCGAGCTCGCTGCGCACCATCGAGGCCATCACCAACAGCTTCTTGGGCACGCAGCCCCGCAGCACGCAGGTGCCCCCGACCGCACGGTCCTCACAGATCGCCACCTTCGCGCCGTAACTGGCGGCGCGGCGGCTGGCCGCGACACCGCCCGAGCCGGCGCCGATGGTGAGCAGGTCGTAGTCGTAGTGGCGCATCGTCATGCTCCTCGCGGGATCGCGTCGGCGGGCACGAGCCCGAGTGCCTGGGCCCGCTCGCGACGCAGCTGGGAGAACGGCCGCGTCCAGCGCTCGTTACCGTCGATCGACCACGCCGCCACCGGGATCACTTGATCGGCCGCGAGCGCGCGGTGCAGCGCGAGCTCGTCGGCGGGCTCGCGGGAGAACGAGAACGGGTTGCGCGGCTGGTCGCGCTGCAGCGGTCGGTAGCGGACATCGCCGCCGCGGGCGAGCAGCGTGATCAGCTCGTCGCCGCGCACCCGCATGCTCTGCAGGAACGCGGGATCGAACGGGCCGATGCTGCCGCGCTCGGCCGGCGCCCGCGTGACCCACTTGGCCCAGTCGAAGCCGTAGAGGAAGTCGTGGGCGTAGCGGAACGACAGCGCGGTGCCGCGGCCGAACTGGTGCTGCAGCGCGGTGGCCTGCCCGAGCAGCGCCGCCGCGCACGCGACCGGCGCGACGTCGGCGACGCTGCGGCGCCACCACACCGCCAGCGGTCGATCGCAGTCCCACAGCAAGTTGCCGGGGAAGGCCTCGGCGATGGCTTCGCGCCACGCGATCGCACCGTCGGCGAAGGCCGCCATCAACGCCGGCGCCTCGGCCTCGCCGAACAATGCCTCGCAGATCTCGGCGGCGCCGTGCGCCCGCTCGCGATCGGGGGCCAGCGTGCGCAGCGGACCATGGCTGGCCGCGAGCGCATCGTCGTGGCGACGCAGCCGCGCCAGCGTGGCGATGCGGGCACTCACGATCGCCCCCACCACGTCGCCAGGCACAGCGTCGCGCCCAACACCAGCGTCCCCCACCAGATGCAGCGGTGCAGCGCCTGCTTGTAGCGCGCGATGCCGGCGGCGGTGTCGATGTCCGCGGCCCGGCTGGCCGCGGCGAGATCGCGATGCAGCCAGCTCATCAGCAGCACCGCGGGCGCGGTCGTCCACCACTGCGCGAGGTGGGGCGCGAGCTTGCCCATCGCCGCCCACACCAACATCGCGGCCACCACCAGGCCCTCGACCCCGAGCCGCACCTGCGCGGCGCCGAACATGGTCGCGAAGGTGCGCTTGCCCCCCAGTCGATCGCTGTGCTCGTCCGACAACCCACTGGCCAGCGCGCTCGCGAAGGCCAGCAGCGCGAACGCGGGCAGCCAGCCCAGCTGTGGCGGCGTCGCCCTGCCCGACTGCACGTAGGCGTTCCACCACGGCAGCGCGAAGCCGACCCCGACCAGCTCCAGCAGCTCGCCACCGCCACGATAGTTGAGCCGCAAGGGCGGCAGCGTGTAGGCCACGAACACCAGCATGCACAGCGCCGCGCCAACCAGCGCGCCCGGCCGCAGCGCGACCGACTCGGCGATGCTCGCGACCGCCAGCGCCATCGCGCCCGCGCCGGCGCCGAGCTGCCACACCGAGCGCGGGTGAAGGATGCGGTCGGGAATGGTCTTGGGCGAACACTCGTGCTCGAACAGTCGCCGCTTGAGCGCATCGACCTCGCGGTCGCCCCAGTCGTTGAGCAGCACCACGAACGCGAGGTCGAACAGCGTGAAGGCGAAACCAAGCACCGCGCCGCCGGGGTCGAACCGCCCGGCCGCCGCGATGCCCAGCACCTGTCCGAACGCCGCCGCGACCAGCAGCTTGGGCCAGCTCTTGGGCTTGAGCGCGTACACGCAGCGCGCCCAGGTGCCTGTGGGGATCTCGGACATGGGCCGCGCGGATGATAGCCCGCGACCGCAGGCTTGCCAGCGCCGCATCGACACCCCGCCGCCCGCCGTGGCAACGTGACCGCGCCATGGGAGCCTCGTCGCCGCTGCCTCGCCCCCCACGCCGCCCCCGACGCCCCCGACGCCCTCGGCTCCGCGGCGCCGCGATCGCACTCGCGCTCGCATGCGCGGTGCTCGGGTGCACGCCCACGCGCGCGCGCACGACGACGCCGCGCACCCCCGAGGCCACCGCCACGCCGCGCGAGCCCGCAGCGACCGCGCCCACGACGATCATCGAGCGCACGTGGATGCTGCGCGGCGCCAAGGTCATGACCGCGACCGGCATCGTCTACGACGCCGCCGACGTGCTGGTGCGCGGCGATCGCATCGTCGCGGTCGGCCCCGGGCTCGACGTGCCCGCCGGCACCGACGTGATCGATGCCCGCGGCCGCACCATCACGCCCGGCATCATCGACACCCACTCGCATCTCGGTGTCTACGCAGCGCCTTCGTTCGCCGCACACTCCGACGGCAACGAGATGGTCACGCCGGTCACACCGCAGGTGCGGGCCGAGGACGCCTACTGGCCGCAGGATCCCCAGATCGATCGCGCCCGCGCCGGCGGCGTGACGACCATGCAGATCCTGCCCGGCTCCGGCAACCTCATCGGCGGCCGCTCGGTCACGGTGAAGACTTACCCCGGCGCGCGCGGCATCGACGAAGCGCGCATGGCCGACGCGCCCGCGGGCCTCAAGATGGCGTGCGGCGAGAACCCCAAGCGCTACTACGCCGACAAGGGCGGACCGGCCACGCGCATGGGCAACGTCGCCGGCTACCGCACCGCGTTCCTCAAGGCGCGCGAGTACCAGCTCAGCTGGGATCGCTACCGCGAGAAGCTCGCGGCCCATCGCGCGCGCGCCGAGCAGCCGCCGCCGCGCAGCAGTGGCGACGCGGCCAAGCAGCCCCCCGACGCCGCCGGCGAGCCCAAGGACCCGCCCGATCCGCCCGCGCGCGACCTCGGCCTCGAGACCCTCGCGGGGGTGCTGCGCGGCGAGATCCTCGTGCACAACCACTGCTACCGCGCCGACGAGATGCTCGGGATGCTCGCGCTCGCCCGCGAGTTCGGCTTCACGATCCGCTCGTTCCACCACGCGGTCGAGGCCTACAAGATCGCCCCCGAGCTCGCCGCGGCCGGCACTGCCGCGAGCGTGTGGGCCGACTGGTGGGGCTTCAAGGCCGAGGCCTTCGACGGCATCCGCGAGAACGCGGCGATGATCGCCGCCGCTGGGGCCCGCGCGATCATCCACTCCGACAGCGGCGTGGGCATGCAGCACCTCAATCAAGAGGCGAGCAAGGCCCTGTGGGCCGGCCGTCGCGCCGGGCTCGACATCGCCGACGACGAGGCGCTGCGCTGGATCACCGCCAACCCGGCGTGGGCGCTCGGCATCGACGCCAAGGTCGGCACGCTCGCGAAGGACAAGCAGGCCGACCTCGTGGTGTGGGACGGCGATCCGTTCAGCGTCTACACCAAGGCCGTGCAGGTCTACATCGAGGGCGAGCTGGTGTTCGACCGCGAGCACCCGCTGCCCGGCGGTGGCACCGACTTCGAGCTGGGCTACGAGGCGACCGACGAGGTCCGTGGAGGTGGACGATGAGCCGTGCACGCAGCCGCACGACGATGATGATCCTCGGTGCGCTCGCGGTGTGGCTCGGCACCGCCGCGGCGATCGCCGCACCGCCGGCCTCGGCCCCGCGCGGCAGCACCGCGGCGGTGCGCCCCGCCACCGCGCCGCGCCCCGCCACCGCGCCGCGCCCCGCAACCGCGCCCACCAGCGTGCGTCGCAGCGATCGTCTCCCCTTCGATCGCGACGGCGCGCCCGTGTGGCTCACGGGCGCCGAACTGCGCAGCGACGGCCGCCGCACCGCCGATGCGGTCATCGAGCTCCGCGGCACCCGCATCGCCACCGTCGGTGGACCCGAGCTGCGCGCGAAGATCCCCGCGGGTGCGCGCACGATCGATCTCACCGGCAAGATCGTCACGCCGGGGATCGTCGCGGTCGACACCGGCATCGGCCTGGTCGAGATCGACGCCGAGGGCAGCACCCGCGACGACGCACCGAGCGTGCCCGATCCGGTGCGTGCGGCGTTCGACGCCAGCTCGGCGATCCACGACGACAGCGCGCTGCTCGACGTCAACGCCATCGAGGGCATCACCAGCGCCGCGGTCACGCCCCAGGGCGGGCTGGTCTCGGGCCAGGTCGCGTGGATCGATCTGGTGGGTGCGCCGTCGCTGGTGTCGCGGCCGCAGGTGGCCATGCGCGCCCACCTCGGACAGTCGGTCGCGGGCTCGCGCGCCGCCGCGCTGCTCGAGCTGCGCGAGCTGTTCGACGACGTCGCGTTCCACCGCCGCAACAAGGGCGCCTACGATCGCAATCAGTCGCGGCACCTCAGTGCGCACCGGCTCGACCTCGAAGCGTTGGTGCCGGTCATCGACGGGCGCATGCCGTTGGTGCTGTCGGCCGACGGCGTCGCCGATCTGCGGGCCGCGATCGCGCTGGCCAAGACCGGCCTGCGCGTGGTCGTGATCGGCGGCGCGCAGGCGTGGCGCCTCGCCGACGAGCTCGCGGCCGCGAAGATCACGGTGTTCGTGCAGCCGTCGAACAACCTGCCGGGTGGTCTCGACGATCTCGGCGCTCGCATCGACAACGCGGCCAAGCTCGCGACCGCCGGCGTCGAGGTCGGCCTGGCGGTGCTGGGCGACGCCCACAACGCGCGCAACGTGACGCAAGAGGCCGGACTCGCGGTGTCGTACGGGCTCGATCCCGACCGCGCGCTGGCGGCGATCACCTCGGTGCCCGCACGGGCGTACGGCATGGACGCGCACTACGGCAAGGTCGCGCCCGGGCAGGTCGCCAACCTCGTGGTGTGGGGCGGCGATCCGTTCGAGCTGTCGCAGCGCCCCGAGCAGGTGTGGATCCGCGGCAACGCGATCGCGATGCGCTCGCGCCAGAGTGCGCTGCGCGATCGCTACCTGCCGCGGGTGCGACGGTGAGCGCACTCGAGCCCAGCCGCGCCGAGCTGGAGGCGTGGCTGTCGTTGGTCGCGACCGCCGGCTTCGACGCGATCGAACGCGCCGGTGCGGCGCCGGCCCACGGCGCGATCGGGGCCCAGGGCCACGCGGTCGCCCAGGCCGTGAGCACGCCCTTCGCCGAGGCGCCCCACGAGGGCGGCATGGCGGCGCTCATCGACAAGGTGCTCGCGGCCAGCGAGGCCTCGCTCAACACCATCTCGCCCGGCTACCTCGCGTACGTGCCGGGCGGCGGCATCCCGACCGCGGCGCTCGCCGACCTGCTGGCGTGCCTGCTCAACCGCTTCACCGGCCTGACCGCGGCCGCCCCCGCGCTGTGCCGCCTCGAGGCCGACGTGCTGGCGTGGCTGGCCGCGCAGTTCGGGCTGCCGAGCACCGCGCGCGGGCTGCTGACCTCGGGCGGCTCGCTGGCGAACCTCGCCGCCATCGTCACCGCCCGCCACGCGGTGCTCGGCGACGACGGCCACCTCTACGACGCGATCGTCTACACCTCGGCGCAGGCCCACGCGAGCATCGAGAAGGCCGTGCGCGTGGCCGGCATCCCGGCCGCCAACGTGCGCCACGTGCCGTGCGACGCCCAGTTCCGCATGGACGCAGCCGCGCTGCTGCGCGCGATCGAGGCCGATCGCGCCGCGGGTCTGCGGCCGCTGTGCGTGGTCTCGACAGCCGGCACCACCAACACCGGCGCGATCGATCCACTGCTGGCGATCGCCGAGATCGCCGCGCAGCGCGGGCTGTGGCACCACGTCGACGGCGCCTACGGCGGTGCCTTCGTGTTGTGCGACGACGGCCGCGCGCGGCTGCGGGGCATCGAGCGCGCCGACTCGATCACCTTCGATCCGCACAAGGGCATGTTCCTGCCCTATGGCACCGGCGCGCTGCTCGTGCGCGACGGCGCCGCGCTGCGGGCGGCCCACCAGCTCCACGCGCCGTACCTGCAGGACTTCGACGCGCTCGATCGCGGCGGCGAGGCGCCGAGCCCGACCGACCATGGGCCCGAACTCAGCCGCGACTTCCGCGGGCTGCGGCTGTGGCTGCCGCTGCTGCTACACGGCGCGGCGGCCTTTCGCGACGCGCTGGCCGAGAAGCTACGGCTCGCCGACCGCCTGCACGCGGGCCTGCGCGCGGCCGCGGAGGCCGGCGCACCGATCGAGATCGTCGCGGCCCCCAGCTGTCGTGCGTGGCCTGGCGGGCCCGCCGGGCGCCGCAGGAATCGGCGCAGGCGCACGATGCTCGCAATGCCGCCTGGCTCGCGCGGATCAACGCGCGCGCGCGGGTCCACCTCTCCAGCACGGTGGTGCCGGGCCGCGACGGCGCCGACCCGGGCGAGCCCGCGGCGCCCCGCTTCACGCTGCGCGCGTGCGTGTTGAGCTTCCGCACCCACGGCGCGCACGTCGAGGCCGCCCTCGAGGACATCCTCGCGACCGCGCCGGCGTGACGGACGCGGGCCAAGTGCGCTATAGCTTGGGCGACCCCCATGAAGTCGCGACGCGATCCCCGAGCGCTCGAGCATGGTCCGGTGTTCTCGTGGCACCGCACCCACGATGGCTGGATCCACACCTCCGGCCACGCGGCGGTGGACGTCGACGACCTGGCGATCAAGCCCGGCAACTTCCTGCACGAGGCTCGCATGACGCTCGAGAATCTGCGCCGCACCATCGAGCGCGCGGGCTCGAGCATGGCGAAGGTCGTCAAGGTCACGGCGTACTTCACCGACCTCAACGACTTCCCGGCGTTCAATCAGATCTACGCCGAGTTCTTCCCCGGCGACGCGCCGCCGGCCCGCACCTGTGTCGAGGTGCGGCGGCTGCCGTACAACTTCAAGGTCGAGATCGAAGCGGTGGCGCACGTTTGAGGCGCGTGGCCGCGATGGCCGGCGTGCTGGCGGCCGCGATCCCCTGCGCCTGTGCGAGCGCGGCATCGACGGATCCGGTCGAGGCGCCCGGCCCCGCCGCGGCGGCGGATACCGAGACGGCGGACTTCGAGGCCGCACGCCGTCGCCACCCGACGGTGCTGCTGCGCCCCGCGCCCGCGCCCGAGCGTCGCACGCTGCCGGCCGCGCCCTCCGGCGCCGAGCGGGTGCGCTACCCGAGCGGCGCGCTCGAGCTGCAGGCCTACTTCGCGCGGCCAGCGGGTGCTGCAGGCCCGCGCCCCGCGGTGGTCTACCTGCACGGCGGCTTCTCGCTGGTGCCGTCGGACTTCGAACACGTGCGACCGCTGCTCGATGCCGGCATGGTCGTGATGACGCCGTCGCTGCGCGGCGAGAACGGCAACCCGGGCGAGCTCGAGCTGCTGTGGGGTGAGCTCGACGACGCGGTCGCGGCGATCGAGTGGGTCGCGCGGCAGCCCGGGGTCGATCCGCGGCGCATCCACGTGGTCGGCCACAGCATCGGCGGCGGCCTGGCGGCGCTGGTGAGCCTGCGCGCCGACGCCGACGTCGCGAGCACCACCAGCATCGCG encodes:
- a CDS encoding carboxypeptidase regulatory-like domain-containing protein translates to MPIRIPHRSLVLPLTLVACMNTTRDEGSPFDGAGTDSHGPAAPTTASGSPSAGDDGVDDGSDGGGPPSLDVGSPESGDGAGEGGECPPLPGGNAELHGIVTAPNGELPISGALVWVQDEPPDGVPDEVYCLECIEVPCDTPHAITGADGSFSLSAVAGSQWLVVSKGQFMRATPIELAAGGQAAASESTRLPNRRAPDEGQWMPNIALAWGDYDALQDALAKLGLGELDGSGQHLAPGTEAFDVWDNHADNFGSTPQNPITTMSMGTLEALVSDADALSKYHIVFVPCASGNAAFTPAQLDNIRAWVAAGGKWYVADWSLAWLDEPFGQYQTFWQDGWSGGPYLDAFDTNGTVLDDALLAWLDALPPSLADINPLNPGGGHPTLGQLPHVPLEDLWSTIESTPPVLVDDGQGNMIDVGHKVWIEGPGGGEDGAPADQAWPLTVTGEYGCGKILFTSYHTTEWETYVGLSPQELVLMYLILEIGTCQVPLPPPTPAG
- the gor gene encoding glutathione-disulfide reductase, whose amino-acid sequence is MRHYDYDLLTIGAGSGGVAASRRAASYGAKVAICEDRAVGGTCVLRGCVPKKLLVMASMVRSELDLAAGFGWDAHGSFDWSRLIVAKRAEIERLEHIYERMLGDARVEILRGRGVLVDPHTVEIDGREVTAARILVATGGRPWLPGIPGIEHAMNSDDALDRQSLPARVVIVGGGYIAVEFAGIYRGMGSEVVMLVRGEGILRGFDDDVRTHLQQQLALRGIEIVEREELQSITATPAGLQLQLAGGAQMAADAVLVATGRVPNTEGIGLHELGIEVDTLGRIPVDEWSRTSKPSVFAIGDVTARPQLTPMAIADGRAFADSEFGGRPRTVAHEGVASAVFSQPPCGVVGLTEAQARARGAVRIYRTRFRPMKQAFAGIEQHMMMKLVVDDVSDRVLGVHIVGPDAPEMVQGFAVAVRCGATKAQFDATLAIHPTAAEELVTMAKPVA
- a CDS encoding ferrochelatase: MSARIATLARLRRHDDALAASHGPLRTLAPDRERAHGAAEICEALFGEAEAPALMAAFADGAIAWREAIAEAFPGNLLWDCDRPLAVWWRRSVADVAPVACAAALLGQATALQHQFGRGTALSFRYAHDFLYGFDWAKWVTRAPAERGSIGPFDPAFLQSMRVRGDELITLLARGGDVRYRPLQRDQPRNPFSFSREPADELALHRALAADQVIPVAAWSIDGNERWTRPFSQLRRERAQALGLVPADAIPRGA
- a CDS encoding prenyltransferase; protein product: MSEIPTGTWARCVYALKPKSWPKLLVAAAFGQVLGIAAAGRFDPGGAVLGFAFTLFDLAFVVLLNDWGDREVDALKRRLFEHECSPKTIPDRILHPRSVWQLGAGAGAMALAVASIAESVALRPGALVGAALCMLVFVAYTLPPLRLNYRGGGELLELVGVGFALPWWNAYVQSGRATPPQLGWLPAFALLAFASALASGLSDEHSDRLGGKRTFATMFGAAQVRLGVEGLVVAAMLVWAAMGKLAPHLAQWWTTAPAVLLMSWLHRDLAAASRAADIDTAAGIARYKQALHRCIWWGTLVLGATLCLATWWGRS
- a CDS encoding amidohydrolase — protein: MGASSPLPRPPRRPRRPRRPRLRGAAIALALACAVLGCTPTRARTTTPRTPEATATPREPAATAPTTIIERTWMLRGAKVMTATGIVYDAADVLVRGDRIVAVGPGLDVPAGTDVIDARGRTITPGIIDTHSHLGVYAAPSFAAHSDGNEMVTPVTPQVRAEDAYWPQDPQIDRARAGGVTTMQILPGSGNLIGGRSVTVKTYPGARGIDEARMADAPAGLKMACGENPKRYYADKGGPATRMGNVAGYRTAFLKAREYQLSWDRYREKLAAHRARAEQPPPRSSGDAAKQPPDAAGEPKDPPDPPARDLGLETLAGVLRGEILVHNHCYRADEMLGMLALAREFGFTIRSFHHAVEAYKIAPELAAAGTAASVWADWWGFKAEAFDGIRENAAMIAAAGARAIIHSDSGVGMQHLNQEASKALWAGRRAGLDIADDEALRWITANPAWALGIDAKVGTLAKDKQADLVVWDGDPFSVYTKAVQVYIEGELVFDREHPLPGGGTDFELGYEATDEVRGGGR
- a CDS encoding amidohydrolase family protein — its product is MSRARSRTTMMILGALAVWLGTAAAIAAPPASAPRGSTAAVRPATAPRPATAPRPATAPTSVRRSDRLPFDRDGAPVWLTGAELRSDGRRTADAVIELRGTRIATVGGPELRAKIPAGARTIDLTGKIVTPGIVAVDTGIGLVEIDAEGSTRDDAPSVPDPVRAAFDASSAIHDDSALLDVNAIEGITSAAVTPQGGLVSGQVAWIDLVGAPSLVSRPQVAMRAHLGQSVAGSRAAALLELRELFDDVAFHRRNKGAYDRNQSRHLSAHRLDLEALVPVIDGRMPLVLSADGVADLRAAIALAKTGLRVVVIGGAQAWRLADELAAAKITVFVQPSNNLPGGLDDLGARIDNAAKLATAGVEVGLAVLGDAHNARNVTQEAGLAVSYGLDPDRALAAITSVPARAYGMDAHYGKVAPGQVANLVVWGGDPFELSQRPEQVWIRGNAIAMRSRQSALRDRYLPRVRR
- a CDS encoding aminotransferase class V-fold PLP-dependent enzyme codes for the protein MSALEPSRAELEAWLSLVATAGFDAIERAGAAPAHGAIGAQGHAVAQAVSTPFAEAPHEGGMAALIDKVLAASEASLNTISPGYLAYVPGGGIPTAALADLLACLLNRFTGLTAAAPALCRLEADVLAWLAAQFGLPSTARGLLTSGGSLANLAAIVTARHAVLGDDGHLYDAIVYTSAQAHASIEKAVRVAGIPAANVRHVPCDAQFRMDAAALLRAIEADRAAGLRPLCVVSTAGTTNTGAIDPLLAIAEIAAQRGLWHHVDGAYGGAFVLCDDGRARLRGIERADSITFDPHKGMFLPYGTGALLVRDGAALRAAHQLHAPYLQDFDALDRGGEAPSPTDHGPELSRDFRGLRLWLPLLLHGAAAFRDALAEKLRLADRLHAGLRAAAEAGAPIEIVAAPSCRAWPGGPAGRRRNRRRRTMLAMPPGSRGSTRARGSTSPARWCRAATAPTRASPRRPASRCARAC
- a CDS encoding RidA family protein, which produces MKSRRDPRALEHGPVFSWHRTHDGWIHTSGHAAVDVDDLAIKPGNFLHEARMTLENLRRTIERAGSSMAKVVKVTAYFTDLNDFPAFNQIYAEFFPGDAPPARTCVEVRRLPYNFKVEIEAVAHV
- a CDS encoding alpha/beta fold hydrolase, whose protein sequence is MAAMAGVLAAAIPCACASAASTDPVEAPGPAAAADTETADFEAARRRHPTVLLRPAPAPERRTLPAAPSGAERVRYPSGALELQAYFARPAGAAGPRPAVVYLHGGFSLVPSDFEHVRPLLDAGMVVMTPSLRGENGNPGELELLWGELDDAVAAIEWVARQPGVDPRRIHVVGHSIGGGLAALVSLRADADVASTTSIAGLYTPATFVRWAARDDDRQLVRFDPAVPSEGELRVLGPQLSRMVHPHVAYIGRDDAPFLDNAHALAAAAARVHAPLEIREVDGDHGGCVAPALADFLRRHAGEVTS